Proteins encoded together in one Aeromonas encheleia window:
- a CDS encoding YggS family pyridoxal phosphate-dependent enzyme — translation MNQIAQHLLQVKERIVQAARRVGRGAEHIQLLAVSKTKPLEDIQAAYAAGQRRFGESYAQEAAAKIDTLRAQADCADIEWHFIGPLQSNKSRLVAERFDWVQSVDRDKLIERLNSQRPAGLAPLNVCLQINISGESSKSGTSEQEIFRLAALVARSERLVLRGLMAIPEHTSDEAVLAAQMRRMQALFTELAQQYPSVDTLSMGMTEDLEPAIAHGSTMVRVGTAIFGARDYS, via the coding sequence ATGAACCAGATTGCCCAGCACCTGCTTCAGGTAAAGGAACGTATTGTACAGGCTGCCCGGCGGGTTGGCCGCGGAGCCGAACATATCCAGCTGCTCGCGGTCAGCAAGACCAAGCCGCTGGAGGACATTCAGGCCGCCTATGCCGCGGGTCAGCGCCGATTCGGCGAATCCTATGCCCAGGAGGCGGCGGCCAAGATCGACACCCTGCGCGCCCAGGCCGACTGCGCAGACATAGAGTGGCACTTTATCGGCCCGCTGCAATCAAACAAATCCAGACTGGTGGCGGAGCGATTCGACTGGGTACAAAGTGTCGATCGTGACAAGCTGATCGAGCGCCTCAACAGCCAACGTCCGGCCGGGCTGGCTCCGCTAAATGTCTGTCTGCAAATCAATATTAGCGGAGAGAGCAGCAAATCCGGTACGTCGGAGCAAGAGATTTTCCGTCTGGCCGCGCTGGTCGCCCGGAGTGAACGGTTGGTGCTGCGTGGCCTGATGGCCATTCCCGAGCATACCAGTGACGAGGCGGTATTGGCCGCTCAGATGCGGCGCATGCAGGCTCTGTTCACCGAGCTTGCGCAGCAATACCCGAGTGTCGATACCCTCTCGATGGGCATGACCGAGGATCTCGAGCCGGCGATCGCCCATGGCAGCACCATGGTACGAGTCGGCACCGCCATCTTCGGTGCCCGCGATTATTCATAA
- the proC gene encoding pyrroline-5-carboxylate reductase codes for MQHRTLAFIGAGNMSGSIIAGLIQAGYPAERIIAANPSRPKLDALASDYGIRITQDNAEAARAAEVIVLAVKPQLMATMLGALVAELGSLTGKLLVSIAAGIKVARLGEMAGGHTRIIRTMPNTPSLLGLGMTGLYAPAGIEQGDRDFAEQMMQAVGKTLWVEQESGINGVIAAAGSAPAYFFLFMQAIAEQAEAMGFSPEQARLLVQQTALGAAAMVEQNPQLSLQTLREQVTSKGGTTAEAVKTFQEQGLMPLTAHAMQAAVTRAAEMETLF; via the coding sequence ATGCAACATAGAACCCTCGCCTTTATCGGGGCGGGCAACATGAGCGGCAGCATCATTGCCGGCCTGATCCAGGCGGGTTATCCGGCCGAGCGCATCATCGCCGCCAACCCCAGCCGTCCCAAGCTGGATGCGCTGGCGAGCGACTATGGCATTCGCATCACCCAGGACAACGCCGAGGCGGCCCGGGCGGCCGAGGTCATAGTGCTGGCGGTCAAGCCGCAGCTGATGGCCACCATGCTGGGCGCACTGGTCGCCGAGCTGGGGTCGCTGACCGGCAAGCTGCTCGTCTCCATCGCCGCCGGTATCAAGGTGGCGCGCCTTGGCGAGATGGCGGGGGGCCACACTCGCATCATCCGCACCATGCCCAATACCCCCTCCCTGCTGGGACTGGGGATGACGGGCCTCTATGCCCCGGCGGGCATCGAGCAGGGGGATCGCGACTTTGCCGAACAGATGATGCAGGCCGTGGGCAAGACCCTCTGGGTGGAGCAGGAGAGCGGCATCAACGGCGTCATCGCGGCGGCGGGCAGTGCGCCTGCCTACTTCTTCCTGTTTATGCAGGCGATCGCCGAGCAGGCGGAGGCGATGGGCTTCTCGCCCGAGCAGGCCCGCCTGCTGGTGCAGCAGACCGCCCTCGGCGCCGCCGCCATGGTGGAGCAGAATCCTCAGCTCTCCTTGCAGACCCTGCGCGAGCAGGTGACCAGCAAGGGCGGCACCACGGCCGAGGCCGTCAAGACATTCCAGGAGCAGGGGCTGATGCCGCTGACCGCTCACGCCATGCAGGCGGCCGTCACCCGGGCCGCCGAGATGGAAACCCTTTTCTGA
- a CDS encoding YggT family protein: MNTAYFLINTVFDIYLMVVLLRVWLQWARADFYNPMSQTVVKLTNPLVVPLRRIIPGFGGLDMASVLLALIIAFAKLALLKSMNVLLTDWLTLSLFAALTVLKKAGAMIFWVLLIRAILSWVSQGRNPIEYVMHQLTEPFLAPIRRILPALGGLDLSVLVAFIGLQAINYLLGDLFGQLWLMI; the protein is encoded by the coding sequence ATGAACACGGCTTACTTTCTGATTAATACGGTTTTTGATATTTACCTCATGGTGGTGTTGCTGCGCGTCTGGTTGCAGTGGGCCCGCGCCGACTTCTACAACCCCATGAGCCAGACGGTGGTCAAGCTGACCAACCCGCTGGTGGTGCCGCTGCGTCGCATTATCCCCGGCTTTGGCGGCCTGGACATGGCCTCGGTGCTGCTGGCCCTGATCATCGCTTTCGCCAAGCTGGCGCTGCTCAAGAGCATGAACGTGCTGCTGACCGACTGGCTCACCCTCAGCCTGTTCGCCGCGCTCACCGTGCTGAAGAAGGCGGGCGCCATGATCTTCTGGGTGCTGCTGATCCGCGCCATCCTGAGCTGGGTCAGCCAGGGTCGCAACCCCATCGAATACGTGATGCATCAGCTGACCGAACCCTTCCTGGCTCCGATCCGCCGCATCCTGCCGGCACTGGGTGGCCTGGATCTCTCGGTGTTGGTCGCCTTTATCGGCTTGCAGGCCATAAACTATCTGTTAGGGGATCTGTTCGGCCAACTGTGGTTGATGATCTGA
- the yggU gene encoding DUF167 family protein YggU: MPAVLREGDGLILHLLIQPKASRDQIVGLHGEELKVAITAPPVDGQANGHLIKYLAKQFKVAKGQVRIVRGELGRHKTVAIEAPRQIPAEISALLES; encoded by the coding sequence ATGCCGGCCGTCCTGCGAGAAGGGGACGGGCTGATACTGCATCTGTTGATCCAGCCCAAGGCGAGCCGGGATCAGATCGTCGGGTTGCACGGCGAGGAGTTGAAAGTGGCCATCACGGCGCCGCCGGTGGATGGCCAGGCCAATGGCCATCTGATCAAGTACCTGGCCAAGCAGTTCAAGGTGGCCAAGGGGCAGGTCCGCATAGTGCGGGGGGAGCTGGGACGGCACAAGACGGTCGCCATCGAGGCGCCAAGGCAGATCCCCGCCGAGATCAGTGCCCTGCTGGAGTCGTAA